A region of Nostoc sp. ATCC 53789 DNA encodes the following proteins:
- a CDS encoding transposase, producing the protein MNQIFDTSSVRQYSQELLFSTQVDLMSLVVCGMYPSVHAAYQKKAVEVSVSATALYNKLQRIELPVSRALVHETASDLQQLLLMLNVERPSPLGKQYRLRIVDGSCLAGTERRLAALRPHAAKPLPGKTIAILDPGTKLVVDVIPCEDGHSQERSKFHQVLAQVQPQQVWIADRNFCTAGFLHTIAKLGAFFVIRQHGGLGYEPFGELQAVGLCQTGTVFEQQVEIVHEGGTFRCRRIVVKLTRPTRDQEWEIAIFTNLPPTDADGILVAQLYQGRWSVETLFQTVTQNFHGEIETLAYPKAALFSYCMALSAYNLLATLKAVLGSVHGVDKIDIGLSDFYLVDDIHSIYRGMMIAIPPVHWQFFEEFTNIQMVDVLQHLATKVHLKSFRKHPRSPKKKRPPLSVDGKHSHCSTTRKLKQYKAALDAIP; encoded by the coding sequence ATGAATCAAATATTTGATACATCAAGCGTTCGCCAATACTCTCAAGAGCTACTGTTTTCGACTCAGGTGGATTTGATGAGTCTAGTAGTGTGTGGGATGTATCCCTCGGTTCATGCAGCCTATCAGAAGAAGGCAGTGGAGGTAAGTGTCAGCGCCACAGCGTTATACAACAAACTGCAACGGATTGAACTGCCTGTAAGTCGGGCATTAGTGCATGAGACAGCATCTGACCTCCAGCAGTTGCTGTTGATGTTGAATGTGGAACGCCCCAGTCCTCTAGGAAAACAATATCGGTTGCGGATTGTAGATGGCAGTTGTTTAGCCGGAACCGAACGCAGACTAGCAGCGCTGCGCCCCCATGCAGCCAAACCATTACCCGGAAAAACAATCGCCATTCTCGACCCAGGGACAAAACTGGTGGTTGATGTGATTCCTTGTGAAGACGGTCATTCCCAAGAACGCTCCAAGTTTCATCAGGTTTTGGCACAAGTGCAACCCCAACAGGTATGGATTGCAGACCGTAACTTTTGTACCGCAGGATTTCTCCATACTATTGCCAAACTTGGAGCGTTTTTTGTGATTCGTCAACACGGGGGTTTAGGATACGAGCCTTTTGGTGAGTTACAAGCTGTTGGGTTGTGCCAAACAGGAACTGTGTTTGAACAACAGGTGGAAATTGTCCATGAGGGAGGGACTTTTCGGTGTCGCCGTATCGTAGTTAAGTTGACTCGTCCCACCCGTGACCAAGAGTGGGAAATTGCCATTTTTACCAACTTACCACCCACTGACGCAGACGGCATTCTGGTGGCACAACTCTATCAAGGGCGGTGGAGTGTGGAAACTTTATTCCAAACTGTGACCCAAAACTTTCATGGAGAAATTGAAACCCTAGCTTATCCTAAAGCTGCCTTATTCTCCTACTGCATGGCACTGTCAGCCTACAACCTTTTAGCGACACTTAAAGCAGTTCTTGGCAGTGTACATGGGGTAGACAAAATCGATATTGGGCTATCCGATTTTTACCTAGTAGATGATATCCATTCCATCTATCGGGGCATGATGATTGCTATTCCTCCGGTTCATTGGCAATTCTTTGAGGAGTTTACCAACATTCAGATGGTAGACGTTCTCCAGCATCTAGCAACCAAAGTACATCTCAAATCTTTTCGCAAACACCCCAGAAGTCCCAAAAAGAAACGACCACCACTCTCTGTTGATGGCAAACATTCCCACTGTTCCACTACTCGAAAGCTCAAGCAATACAAAGCAGCTCTTGATGCTATCCCGTGA